In Sphingomonas phyllosphaerae, one DNA window encodes the following:
- a CDS encoding YitT family protein: MDEPLPHSAIEDAYALTLGCILVVLGLALLHAAGLVTGGTAGIALLISYAVPLPTGVLFTLINLPFMWLAWKAMGRRFTLRTVLVGAGVAALGTWTRIGLTIAHIDPAFAALAGGSVIGFGALALARHHAGIGGTGVVTLWLQKTRGWNAGRTQMAIDALILLTALAFLPPERVGWSAISSAAISGILIAWHRPGRYRGY, from the coding sequence GTGGACGAACCCCTGCCCCATTCGGCGATCGAGGATGCCTATGCGCTGACGCTCGGCTGCATCCTCGTCGTGCTCGGGCTGGCGCTTCTCCATGCCGCGGGACTGGTGACCGGGGGGACCGCGGGGATTGCGCTGTTGATCTCCTATGCGGTGCCGCTGCCGACCGGTGTGCTGTTCACGCTCATCAACCTGCCCTTCATGTGGCTGGCGTGGAAGGCGATGGGGCGGCGGTTCACGCTACGCACCGTGCTGGTCGGCGCCGGGGTAGCGGCGCTGGGGACGTGGACGCGGATCGGGCTGACGATCGCGCATATCGACCCGGCGTTCGCGGCGCTGGCGGGCGGATCGGTGATCGGGTTCGGCGCGCTGGCGCTCGCGCGGCACCATGCCGGGATCGGCGGGACCGGGGTGGTGACGCTGTGGCTACAGAAGACGCGCGGGTGGAACGCCGGGCGAACGCAAATGGCGATCGACGCGCTGATCCTGCTGACCGCGCTGGCGTTCCTGCCGCCGGAGCGGGTCGGCTGGTCGGCGATCTCGTCGGCGGCGATCAGCGGGATATTGATCGCGTGGCATCGGCCGGGGCGGTATCGGGGGTATTGA
- a CDS encoding alpha/beta fold hydrolase codes for MVMSPTETRYFDSFDGQRIAWRELGEGRPVVLIHGFFSDAQTNWLKYGHAAAIAAAGFRVIMPDLRAHGASARPHDASAYPPDALARDGHALIAHLGLGDYDLGGYSLGARTTVRMLATGATPRRVVISGMGLDGITRADRRAGHFRNILTNLGKHERGSPEWLAEAFLKTTGGDPVALLGIIDTFVGTPEGALDAIVQPVLVVSGKDDDDNGSAPALADALPQARYVEIQGNHMSAVTKPELGQAIATFLKG; via the coding sequence GTGGTCATGTCCCCGACTGAAACCCGGTATTTCGACAGCTTCGACGGACAGCGGATCGCGTGGCGCGAACTGGGCGAGGGGCGACCGGTGGTGCTGATCCACGGCTTCTTCTCGGACGCACAGACCAACTGGTTGAAATACGGCCACGCTGCCGCGATCGCCGCGGCCGGTTTCCGCGTCATCATGCCCGATCTGCGCGCGCACGGCGCCAGCGCCCGCCCGCACGACGCAAGCGCCTATCCGCCCGACGCTCTGGCGCGGGACGGCCATGCGTTGATCGCGCATCTTGGGCTAGGTGATTATGATCTCGGCGGCTATTCGCTGGGCGCGCGCACCACGGTACGGATGCTCGCCACCGGTGCGACGCCGCGGCGCGTGGTGATCTCGGGCATGGGGCTGGACGGCATCACCCGCGCCGACCGCCGCGCGGGCCACTTCCGCAACATCCTGACCAACCTCGGCAAACACGAACGCGGTAGCCCCGAGTGGCTGGCCGAGGCGTTCCTGAAGACGACCGGCGGCGATCCGGTCGCGCTGCTGGGGATCATCGACACGTTCGTCGGCACGCCCGAGGGTGCGCTCGACGCGATCGTCCAGCCGGTATTGGTGGTCAGCGGAAAGGACGACGACGACAACGGCTCCGCGCCCGCGCTGGCCGACGCGCTGCCGCAGGCGCGCTACGTCGAGATACAAGGCAATCACATGAGCGCGGTGACCAAGCCCGAACTCGGACAGGCAATCGCGACCTTTCTCAAGGGGTAA
- a CDS encoding aspartate-semialdehyde dehydrogenase, which yields MGYRVVVAGATGNVGREMVNILAERQFPADEIAVLASSRSVGDQIEYGDTGRMLKVQNIEHFDPAGWDMALFAIGSEATAVYAPKFAAAGCTVIDNSSLYRMDPDVPLIVPEVNAAAIDGYKAKNIIANPNCSTAQMVVALKPLHDAATIKRVVVATYQSVSGAGKIGMDELFEQSRNIFVGDPAEPKKFTKQIAFNVIPHIDSFLDDGSTKEEWKMVVETKKILDPKIKLTATCVRVPVFVGHSEALNIEFENELSAEDAQNILREAPGVMLIDKREDGGYVTPIESAGDDATYVSRVREDPTVENGLVLWCVSDNLRKGAALNAVQIAELLGRRHLKKADETGADDFQAVLTAE from the coding sequence ATGGGGTACCGGGTGGTGGTGGCGGGAGCCACGGGCAATGTCGGTCGCGAGATGGTCAACATCCTCGCCGAGCGGCAGTTTCCGGCCGACGAGATCGCGGTGCTCGCCTCGTCGCGCTCGGTCGGCGACCAAATCGAATATGGCGACACCGGCCGGATGCTGAAGGTCCAGAACATCGAGCATTTCGATCCCGCGGGCTGGGACATGGCGCTGTTCGCGATTGGCAGCGAGGCGACCGCGGTCTACGCGCCGAAGTTCGCGGCGGCGGGCTGCACGGTGATCGACAATTCGTCGCTCTACCGCATGGACCCGGACGTGCCGCTGATCGTGCCGGAGGTGAACGCCGCCGCGATCGACGGCTACAAGGCGAAGAACATCATCGCCAACCCGAATTGCTCGACCGCGCAGATGGTCGTCGCGCTCAAGCCGCTGCATGACGCGGCCACGATCAAGCGCGTCGTCGTCGCGACTTATCAGTCGGTGTCGGGCGCGGGCAAGATCGGCATGGACGAGCTGTTCGAGCAGAGCCGCAACATCTTCGTCGGCGACCCTGCCGAGCCGAAGAAGTTCACCAAGCAGATCGCCTTCAACGTCATCCCGCACATCGACAGCTTCCTCGACGACGGCTCGACCAAGGAAGAGTGGAAGATGGTCGTCGAGACCAAGAAGATCCTCGATCCGAAGATCAAGCTGACCGCCACCTGCGTGCGCGTGCCGGTGTTCGTCGGCCATAGCGAGGCGCTCAACATCGAGTTCGAGAACGAGCTGTCGGCCGAGGATGCGCAGAACATCCTGCGCGAGGCACCGGGCGTGATGCTGATCGACAAGCGCGAGGACGGCGGCTACGTCACCCCGATCGAGAGCGCGGGCGACGATGCGACCTATGTCAGCCGCGTCCGCGAGGACCCGACCGTCGAGAATGGTCTGGTGCTGTGGTGCGTCAGCGACAATCTCCGCAAGGGCGCAGCGCTCAACGCGGTGCAGATCGCCGAACTGCTCGGCCGCCGTCATCTCAAGAAGGCGGACGAAACCGGCGCAGACGACTTCCAGGCGGTGCTGACCGCGGAGTAA
- a CDS encoding GFA family protein, whose amino-acid sequence MSRIMTGGCQCGSVRYSVAVTDDDAYLCHCRMCQRATGGVFAALKQVPRAAVTWTTREPDRHASSEIAQRGFCSECGTPLTYEGNASENLDLTVGSFDDAHLLHPMGHFGVERRHEAWRDTADLPEKRTSDLPNIVSQWMETRGHVPD is encoded by the coding sequence ATGAGCCGCATTATGACTGGAGGCTGCCAGTGCGGCAGCGTGCGCTACAGCGTCGCGGTTACCGACGACGATGCCTATCTCTGCCATTGTCGGATGTGCCAGCGCGCGACCGGCGGGGTCTTCGCTGCGCTCAAGCAGGTTCCGCGCGCCGCCGTGACATGGACGACCCGCGAACCCGATCGCCACGCGTCGTCGGAGATCGCGCAGCGCGGCTTTTGCAGTGAGTGCGGCACGCCACTGACCTACGAAGGCAATGCGTCCGAAAATCTGGACCTCACGGTCGGCAGCTTCGATGACGCGCACCTTCTACACCCGATGGGTCATTTCGGCGTCGAACGCCGCCACGAAGCATGGCGGGACACCGCCGATCTGCCCGAAAAGCGCACCTCGGATCTCCCAAATATCGTCAGCCAATGGATGGAAACGCGTGGTCATGTCCCCGACTGA
- a CDS encoding AMP nucleosidase — MTANDLVRELDRLYTASVDRLKAAITAYIADGSVPERSARNDGSFAYPEIRLRFAGSDGRPTPMRSFGRLVSPGDYRISVTKPAVFADYLVEQLTLLIEDYDVQVDAVPGTQEIPYPYVIEPHHALSLDATSAAELARYFPTTELAFIGDEIADGLWASIDGTRPLALFDGLRTDFSLARLRHYTGTPPEHVQRYVLFTNYHRYVDEFVRWGAQQVSEGGRFTALSGPGGVLFKAGDDPAMLDDSAWRRLQMPAYHLMADDRTGITLVNIGVGPSNAKTICDHLAVMRPEAWVMIGHCGGLRPSQRIGDYVLAHAYLRDDHVLDDMLPPEIPVPAIAEVQQALARAAETVSGQSGDELKRRLRTGTIVTTDDRNWELRYARSALRFSLSRAVAIDMESATIAAQGYRFRVPYGTLLCVSDKPLHGELKLPGQANRFYERAISEHMRIGIETCEELRREGAKLHSRKLRAFNEPPFR, encoded by the coding sequence ATGACAGCGAATGACCTCGTCCGGGAACTCGACCGGCTCTACACCGCCTCCGTCGACCGACTGAAGGCGGCGATCACCGCCTATATCGCCGATGGCTCCGTGCCCGAGCGCAGCGCGCGCAACGATGGCTCGTTCGCCTATCCCGAAATCCGCCTGCGTTTCGCGGGCAGCGACGGGCGGCCGACGCCGATGCGGTCGTTCGGGCGGCTGGTCAGCCCCGGCGACTATCGCATCAGCGTCACCAAGCCGGCGGTGTTCGCCGACTATCTGGTCGAGCAGCTGACGCTGTTGATCGAGGATTACGACGTCCAGGTCGACGCGGTGCCCGGGACGCAGGAAATCCCCTATCCCTATGTCATCGAGCCGCACCACGCGCTAAGCCTCGACGCCACGTCGGCGGCCGAGCTGGCGCGCTATTTCCCGACCACCGAACTCGCGTTCATCGGCGACGAGATCGCCGACGGGCTATGGGCGTCGATCGACGGCACGCGTCCGCTGGCGCTGTTCGACGGGCTGCGCACCGACTTCAGCCTCGCACGGCTGCGGCATTACACCGGCACGCCGCCGGAGCATGTCCAGCGTTACGTGCTGTTCACCAACTATCATCGCTATGTCGACGAATTCGTCCGCTGGGGTGCGCAGCAGGTGAGCGAGGGCGGACGCTTCACCGCATTGTCAGGGCCGGGCGGCGTGCTTTTCAAGGCGGGCGACGATCCGGCGATGCTGGACGACAGCGCGTGGCGGCGATTGCAGATGCCCGCCTATCACCTGATGGCCGACGATCGCACCGGGATCACGCTGGTCAACATCGGCGTCGGCCCGTCGAACGCCAAGACGATCTGCGACCATCTGGCGGTGATGCGCCCGGAGGCGTGGGTGATGATCGGGCATTGCGGCGGGCTGCGGCCGTCGCAGCGGATCGGCGACTACGTCCTCGCACACGCGTACCTGCGCGACGATCATGTGCTCGACGACATGCTGCCACCCGAGATCCCGGTGCCGGCGATCGCGGAGGTGCAGCAAGCGCTGGCGCGCGCCGCCGAGACGGTGTCGGGTCAATCAGGCGACGAGCTGAAGCGGCGGCTGCGGACCGGGACGATCGTCACCACTGACGATCGCAACTGGGAGCTGCGGTATGCGCGTTCGGCGCTGCGCTTTTCGCTGAGCCGCGCGGTGGCGATCGATATGGAATCGGCGACGATCGCGGCGCAGGGTTATCGCTTCCGCGTGCCGTACGGGACGTTGCTGTGCGTGTCGGACAAGCCGCTGCACGGCGAATTGAAATTGCCCGGGCAGGCTAATCGCTTCTACGAACGCGCGATCAGCGAGCACATGCGGATCGGCATCGAAACCTGCGAGGAGCTGCGCCGCGAGGGCGCGAAGCTGCACAGCCGGAAGCTGCGCGCGTTCAACGAGCCGCCATTCCGCTGA